The following are encoded in a window of Impatiens glandulifera chromosome 5, dImpGla2.1, whole genome shotgun sequence genomic DNA:
- the LOC124939103 gene encoding endo-1,4-beta-xylanase 5-like, whose translation MTYYKQCLTKPLNPQYRGGIATNPELEHGSEGWEGFGDSKIEWRESEDKDNKFIVAHKRVHAFHSPSQTFFLEKDKIYTFSAWLQVSHGNESIFAIFKSKSALHKAGTVVAHSGCWSMLKGGISVHKSERFELYFESNNTNIEIWVDNISLQPFTVKQWKSHIDHSVEKIRKNHVKLRLVDVNGKPLVNTSVLIRQRKNHFQFGCAINSNILTNSGYQKWFTSRQFTVTTFENEMKWYSTESNRGVEDYSVADGMLKWAKNHKLSVRGHNVLWNDPKYQVGWLNSLSNHDFKQAVDKRINSIVSRYAGQLIAWDVVNENLHFNYFESRLGSKVDLFRKISARDSRTPLFLNEYNTIEEPRDMASSPDKYIQKIKQIKAQGYNGPLGIGLEAHFNKPNLAYMRASIDKLATTGLPIWLTEVDVGGSGPRQARYLDQVLREGYGHPAVKGIVLWAGWKPEGCYRMCLTDNNFKNLPTGDVVDKFLSELKLKKDLSVMTDDKGYFETKLHHGDYKLRINYSSLRLNNLYGAKESGFQVTNALDRIQPVQIITI comes from the exons atgacTTATTACAAACAA tgCCTTACAAAACCTCTAAATCCACAATATAGAGGTGGAATTGCGACAAACCCAGAACTGGAACATGGTTCGGAAGGTTGGGAGGGGTTTGGAGATTCTAAAATCGAGTGGAGAGAATCCGAGGACAAGGATAACAAATTCATTGTAGCACATAAAAGAGTTCACGCTTTTCATAGTCCTTCGCAAACATTCTTTTTAGAAAAGGATAAAATCTATACTTTTTCTG CTTGGTTACAAGTAAGTCATGGGAATGAAAGCATATTTGCCATATTCAAATCAAAATCTGCATTGCATAAAGCTGGTACTGTAGTGGCTCATTCTGGGTGTTGGTCTATGCTTAAAGGTGGCATATCTGTTCATAAATCCGAGCGATTTGAACTATATTTCGAG AGTAATAATACAAACATTGAGATATGGGTTGATAACATTTCGTTACAACCATTTACTGTAAAGCAATGGAAATCTCACATTGATCATAGTGTTGAAAAG ATTCGTAAGAACCATGTAAAATTGCGGTTGGTAGATGTTAATGGAAAGCCTTTGGTGAATACGTCGGTGTTGATTAGACAAAGAAAGAACCACTTCCAATTCGGATGCGCCATAAACAGTAACATCCTAACAAATAGTGGTTATCAGAAATGGTTTACCTCTCGTCAATTCACAGTAACCACATTTGAGAACGAGATGAAATGGTATAGCACAGAATCGAATAGAGGCGTAGAGGACTATTCGGTTGCTGATGGCATGCTGAAATGGGCCAAGAACCATAAGCTCTCGGTACGTGGTCACAATGTCCTATGGAATGATCCCAAGTACCAAGTTGGGTGGCTCAACTCCCTATCGAACCATGATTTCAAACAAGCCGTCGATAAAAGGATAAACTCAATCGTGAGTAGATATGCAGGTCAATTGATTGCATGGGATGTCGTGAATGAGAACCTACacttcaattattttgagaGTAGGCTTGGAAGTAAAGTCGATTTGTTTAGGAAGATAAGTGCAAGAGACTCTAGAACACCATTGTTCTTGAATGAATATAATACAATTGAAGAGCCAAGGGATATGGCTAGCTCACCagataaatatatacaaaagaTTAAGCAGATAAAGGCTCAAGGATATAATGGGCCATTAGGTATTGGGCTTGAGGCTCATTTTAATAAACCAAATCTAGCTTACATGAGAGCTTCTATTGATAAACTTGCCACAACAGGATTACCCATTTGGCTCACAGAAGTGGATGTTGGTGGCTCTGGCCCTAGACAG GCAAGATATTTAGATCAAGTGTTAAGAGAAGGGTATGGACACCCTGCAGTCAAAGGAATAGTGTTATGGGCAGGATGGAAGCCAGAAGGATGCTATAGAATGTGCTTGACcgacaataattttaaaaatcttccAACCGGAGATGTGGTAGACAAGTTTCTTAGCGAGTTAAAGCTTAAAAAGGACCTTTCTGTTATGACAGATGACAAGGGTTATTTTGAGACCAAACTTCATCACGGAGATTATAAGTTGAGAATCAATTATTCAAGTTTGAGGTTAAACAATTTATACGGAGCTAAAGAATCTGGTTTTCAAGTAACAAATGCATTGGATAGAATACAACCTGTTCAAATTATTACTATTTGA
- the LOC124940465 gene encoding zinc finger protein-like 1 homolog: protein MVVCKCRKATKLYCFVHKVPVCGECICFPEHQICVVRTYSEWVIDGEYDWPPKCCLCISVLEEGTDAQTTRLGCLHAMHTSCLVSHIKSFPQHTAPAGYVCPTCNTSIWPPKMIKDSGSLLHNKLKEAIVQSGVEKNLFGNHPVSQTPPAFASDPLVHVSTTDGSSSSSIIANGANITNFVQKDNIVEVDDPTTTLKSLLSSSPPGAGATTRKGAFQVERQNSEISYYADDEDANRKKYSRRGGSLHLKFLRALVPFWSSSLPTLPVTAPTTRKDSADVATSSRGHQRPSRMDPRKILLFIAIMACMATMGILYYRISQSDLGDELFDDDQQQQ, encoded by the exons ATGGTGGTCTGCAAATGCCGCAAG GCAACGAAGTTGTATTGCTTTGTTCACAAAGTGCCAGTGTGTGGAGAATGCATATGTTTCCCAGAGCACCAAATCTGTGTG GTCCGAACTTATTCTGAATGGGTAATAGATGGGGAGTATGACTGGCCTCCCAAATGTTGCCTTTGCATTTCTGTACTCGAAGAGGGGACAGATGCTCAAACTACTCGGTTGGGTTGCTTGC ATGCTATGCATACAAGCTGCTTGGTTTCACACATCAAAAGCTTCCCCCAGCACACTGCTCCAGCTGGATATGTTTGTCCTACCTGTAATACTTCT ATATGGCCACCAAAAATGATCAAGGATTCTGGATCCCTACTTCATAATAAGCTGAAAGAAGCAATTGTACAG AGTGGTGTAGAAAAGAACTTATTTGGAAATCATCCAGTTTCCCAAACTCCTCCAGCTTTTGCCTCTGATCCTCTGGTTCATGTATCTACTACTGATGGAAGCAGCAGCTCATCAATAATAGCAAATGGTGCGAACATAACAAACTTTGTGCAAAAAGATAATATTGTGGAGGTTGATGATCCTACTACTACGCTGAAGTCGCTTTTGTCAAGTTCTCCTCCTGGT GCAGGTGCCACGACAAGAAAGGGTGCATTTCAAGTAGAGAGACAGAACTCTGAGATTTCATATTATGCGGATGATGAAGATGCGAATAGAAAGAAGTACAGTCGAAGAGGAG GGTCCCTCCACCTAAAGTTTCTTAGAGCATTGGTACCATTCTGGTCAAGTTCATTACCCACTTTACCAGTAACAGCACCAACGACAAGAAAAGATTCTGCAGATGTCGCCACATCATCACGCGGCCATCAAAGACCTTCAAGGATGGATCCAAGGAAGATTCTCTTATTCATAGCTATAAT GGCTTGCATGGCTACTATGGGTATTCTGTATTACAGAATCTCGCAAAGTGATCTAGGAGACGAACTGTTTGATGATGACCAGCAACAGCAGTAA